One window of Candidatus Phytoplasma solani genomic DNA carries:
- a CDS encoding replication initiation protein produces the protein MINNRFNLFKIENQISLSFEDHKNLNLLYQPLIGAQALGIYYILLSLKSNFEYQHQFLFDLAGISEDIFSESKEKLEALNLLATYQKNNQKEKIYLVIAPYKGNDFLQDPLLSNFLLSEIGEKNYFNLQSHFLRETMHLEGFQDISKKFDEIYQFQKINFNKNLDQKKFIGLFDKSFLKNNFNYELFLKNLPERFKKPFLVEFKTMDFIQKLSLVYDLSPQMMAEIYQKSFLNPDDIDLSKLRLNVKKNHHQNNKNKKIVSSKKIEDDEEKMISFLKKADATQRIIKDYCQKNNQAMASDVVFQLLERNDLELGLVNVLLIYILRYRDGILPSVVYLEKTLKSWAQKGVVDVETAYDFLTENKTQNQNNFKKSQDKPKWIDEIKKKWQS, from the coding sequence ATGATTAACAATCGTTTTAACTTGTTTAAAATAGAAAATCAAATCTCTTTATCGTTTGAAGATCATAAAAATCTTAATTTGCTTTATCAACCATTAATAGGCGCTCAAGCTTTAGGAATTTATTATATTTTGTTATCTTTAAAATCAAATTTCGAATATCAACATCAATTTTTATTTGATCTTGCTGGCATTTCTGAAGATATTTTTTCAGAAAGTAAAGAAAAACTAGAAGCACTCAATTTATTAGCTACTTATCAAAAAAATAATCAAAAAGAAAAGATTTATTTAGTTATTGCCCCTTATAAAGGTAATGATTTTTTACAAGATCCTCTTTTAAGTAACTTTTTATTAAGTGAAATCGGTGAAAAAAATTATTTTAATTTACAAAGCCATTTTTTAAGAGAAACTATGCATTTAGAAGGATTTCAAGATATTAGTAAAAAATTTGACGAGATATATCAATTTCAAAAAATTAATTTTAACAAAAATCTTGATCAAAAAAAATTTATTGGACTTTTTGATAAAAGTTTTCTAAAAAATAATTTTAATTATGAACTATTTTTAAAAAACTTACCAGAGCGTTTCAAAAAACCCTTTTTAGTGGAGTTCAAAACAATGGATTTTATTCAAAAATTAAGTTTAGTCTATGATTTATCACCTCAAATGATGGCAGAAATTTATCAAAAAAGCTTTCTTAACCCTGATGATATTGATTTGTCAAAATTGCGTTTAAATGTTAAAAAAAATCATCACCAAAACAATAAGAATAAAAAAATTGTTTCTTCTAAAAAAATAGAAGATGACGAAGAAAAAATGATTTCTTTTTTAAAAAAAGCTGATGCAACCCAAAGAATTATTAAAGATTATTGTCAAAAAAATAATCAAGCCATGGCAAGTGATGTTGTTTTTCAGTTATTAGAAAGAAATGATTTAGAATTAGGGTTAGTGAATGTATTATTAATTTATATTTTAAGGTATCGCGATGGTATTTTACCTTCGGTTGTTTATTTAGAAAAAACTTTAAAATCATGGGCACAAAAAGGCGTTGTAGATGTCGAAACAGCTTATGATTTTTTAACAGAAAATAAAACTCAAAATCAAAACAATTTTAAAAAATCTCAAGATAAACCGAAATGGATAGATGAAATTAAAAAAAAATGGCAATCATAA
- a CDS encoding cold-shock protein, protein MQDKKHRGTCKWFAKDKGFGFILSSDQKEIFVHWRSILTEMLGRKTLNEGDQVEFSIEESDRGPQAKDVIIINE, encoded by the coding sequence ATGCAAGATAAAAAACACCGAGGAACATGTAAATGGTTTGCCAAAGATAAAGGCTTTGGTTTTATTCTTTCATCTGATCAAAAGGAAATCTTTGTACATTGGCGTTCTATCCTAACTGAAATGCTTGGAAGAAAAACATTAAACGAAGGCGATCAAGTTGAATTCAGTATTGAAGAAAGCGACCGCGGACCTCAAGCGAAAGATGTTATCATAATTAACGAATAA
- the mutM gene encoding DNA-formamidopyrimidine glycosylase, which translates to MPELPEVQIIVNILKSQLIGKKIIGVKIFYEPIVKNIKEFKQIKGEVILDIQRKGKFLLFFLTQKLVLIGHLRMEGKLFIKPSNNNHEKNEHFVLFFDNDNSLRYYDIRKFGRFEVHHQSCFLTKTTLHQLALDPFEINLMDFYQKIIKTKTVLKKALLNQKNISGLGNIYVNEILFLAKLHPETKACNLTLNQVQNILQISKKVLKRAIHFGGSTISTFESEEGTKGSFQNYLLVHGKQNHPCIECMSKIIKIKVGGRGTYFCPSCQNHIKN; encoded by the coding sequence ATGCCAGAATTACCCGAAGTTCAAATTATTGTAAACATTTTAAAATCTCAACTAATTGGTAAAAAAATTATTGGAGTTAAAATTTTTTATGAACCAATTGTTAAAAATATTAAAGAATTTAAACAAATAAAAGGGGAAGTTATTTTAGATATCCAAAGAAAAGGAAAATTTTTATTATTTTTTCTAACTCAAAAACTCGTTTTAATCGGACATTTAAGGATGGAAGGAAAATTATTTATAAAACCATCTAACAATAATCATGAAAAAAACGAGCATTTTGTTTTATTTTTTGATAATGACAATTCTTTAAGATATTATGATATTCGTAAATTTGGAAGATTTGAAGTTCACCATCAATCATGTTTTTTAACCAAAACAACACTTCATCAATTAGCTTTAGATCCTTTTGAAATTAATCTTATGGATTTTTATCAAAAAATAATCAAAACCAAAACTGTTTTAAAAAAGGCTTTGTTGAATCAAAAAAATATTTCTGGTTTAGGTAATATTTATGTCAATGAAATTTTATTTTTAGCAAAATTACATCCTGAAACAAAAGCTTGCAATTTAACTCTAAACCAAGTTCAAAATATTTTACAAATTTCTAAAAAAGTTTTAAAAAGAGCAATTCATTTCGGAGGTTCTACCATTAGTACTTTTGAATCAGAAGAAGGAACAAAAGGTTCTTTTCAAAATTATCTTTTAGTTCACGGTAAACAAAATCATCCTTGTATTGAATGTATGTCTAAAATTATTAAAATTAAGGTTGGTGGTAGAGGGACTTATTTTTGTCCCTCATGTCAAAATCATATAAAAAATTAA
- a CDS encoding ATP-binding cassette domain-containing protein: MLKVNHLSKIFSNISILKDVSFELPKKGLIFLTGKSGSGKSILLNLLGGIDKPSRGTITIGNQEIQILSNQHLDIYRNYFLGFIFQEYNLLENLTVFENIKIICELQSKKFDDEQIYQTLKQVDLQNLATRYPYQLSLEDKNKE, from the coding sequence ATGCTAAAAGTTAACCATTTATCTAAAATATTTTCTAATATTTCTATTTTAAAAGATGTTTCTTTTGAGTTGCCTAAAAAAGGGTTAATTTTTCTGACTGGTAAGTCTGGTTCTGGTAAATCGATTTTATTAAATCTTTTAGGTGGTATAGATAAACCTAGTCGGGGAACTATTACAATTGGTAATCAAGAGATTCAAATATTATCGAATCAACATTTGGATATTTATCGTAATTATTTTTTAGGTTTTATTTTTCAAGAGTATAATTTATTAGAAAACTTAACTGTTTTTGAAAATATTAAAATTATTTGTGAATTACAGTCAAAAAAGTTTGATGATGAACAAATCTATCAAACCTTAAAACAAGTTGATTTACAAAATTTAGCAACAAGATACCCTTATCAACTTTCTCTGGAGGACAAAAACAAAGAGTAA
- a CDS encoding DAK2 domain-containing protein: MYKKKIIANIDGTLFKNMIINGSINLHNNYHKIDNLNVFPVPDRDTGTNMKITMMSGVASIKFLKSNSIVEVSQVLSKALLFGAKGNSGVILSQFFSGMTETFTKLQKTSINLEEFIQSLQNGYQKAYQAIIKPTEGTILTVFRESVEKTIEQKDKFKSIIDVMESFLTNAKTTLAKTTNLLAVLQKAGVVDSGGAGFVEILKGILQFLKEDKMIEMQDLSLQTQINTYHIHHLGEVDIKYIYCTEYVFQLKNINHFNIEKIKSDFSTKGDSLVLVQDKEILKIHIHTNQPGAILEKLLEYGNLQISKIDNMKEQHQKIINENYIYDHKNEVLEIGKSKQIQYYLIVFAKDIKIEKLLVDFKINHIIKEINFIKQDFFKLIGNINSPYIIIFPNSLEILNMLSQSVIPAHKEQKIIILPTTNIAQTYSALLSFDQSLDWNQNKEIIENTIKNIQTGEIIAANQINKNLIIDKRITDIQKESYLSICEGKIIAIKPSKYEAISALLTKMIKPYQSFLTIFYNASISDTNELAKIEQYLEKNYDYLELEIIENANDSAPYILSLE, from the coding sequence ATGTATAAAAAAAAAATCATTGCAAACATTGATGGCACATTGTTCAAAAACATGATTATCAATGGATCTATCAATTTACACAATAACTATCATAAAATTGATAATTTAAATGTTTTTCCTGTTCCTGATAGAGATACGGGAACTAATATGAAAATTACTATGATGTCAGGAGTCGCATCAATCAAATTTTTAAAAAGTAATTCTATTGTTGAAGTTTCACAAGTTTTATCTAAAGCTTTATTGTTTGGGGCTAAAGGGAATTCGGGAGTTATATTGTCGCAGTTTTTTTCGGGAATGACAGAAACTTTTACTAAATTACAAAAAACTTCCATTAACCTTGAAGAATTTATTCAGTCTTTGCAAAACGGATATCAAAAAGCCTATCAAGCTATTATTAAACCAACAGAAGGAACTATTTTAACTGTTTTTCGTGAATCAGTTGAAAAAACAATAGAGCAAAAAGATAAATTTAAATCCATTATTGATGTAATGGAAAGTTTTTTAACCAACGCCAAAACAACACTAGCTAAAACTACTAACTTATTGGCAGTTCTGCAAAAAGCTGGAGTAGTTGATAGCGGAGGAGCTGGTTTTGTTGAAATTTTAAAAGGAATTTTGCAATTTTTAAAAGAAGACAAAATGATTGAAATGCAAGATTTATCTTTACAAACACAAATAAATACATATCATATTCATCATTTAGGTGAAGTTGATATTAAATATATTTATTGCACTGAATATGTTTTTCAACTAAAAAACATTAATCACTTTAATATTGAAAAAATCAAAAGTGATTTTTCAACGAAAGGCGATTCTTTGGTTTTAGTGCAAGACAAAGAAATTTTAAAAATACATATTCACACTAATCAACCTGGTGCTATTTTAGAAAAACTTTTAGAATATGGTAATTTACAAATTAGTAAAATTGATAACATGAAAGAACAACATCAAAAAATAATCAATGAAAATTACATTTATGATCATAAAAACGAAGTTTTAGAAATAGGAAAGTCAAAACAAATTCAATATTATTTAATTGTTTTTGCAAAAGATATTAAAATTGAAAAGTTATTAGTTGATTTTAAAATAAACCACATTATAAAGGAAATTAATTTTATAAAACAAGATTTTTTTAAATTAATTGGCAATATTAATTCTCCATATATTATTATTTTTCCTAATAGCTTAGAAATATTAAATATGTTATCTCAAAGCGTTATTCCCGCCCATAAAGAACAAAAAATTATTATTTTACCAACTACAAACATTGCTCAAACATACAGCGCTCTTTTATCTTTTGATCAATCATTGGATTGGAATCAAAACAAAGAAATTATTGAAAACACAATTAAAAATATTCAAACAGGTGAAATTATTGCCGCTAATCAAATCAATAAAAATCTTATTATTGATAAACGAATTACCGATATTCAAAAAGAAAGTTATCTATCAATTTGTGAAGGTAAAATAATAGCTATTAAACCAAGTAAATATGAAGCTATTAGCGCTCTTTTAACTAAAATGATTAAACCTTATCAAAGTTTTTTAACTATTTTTTATAATGCTTCTATTTCAGATACTAACGAATTAGCTAAAATTGAACAATATTTAGAAAAAAATTATGATTATTTAGAATTAGAAATAATTGAAAATGCTAACGATAGTGCTCCTTATATTTTATCTTTAGAATAA
- a CDS encoding ATP-binding protein, with protein sequence MDLLDIKTKIRKIIAQNPETKDLIIADDDLLTYYHYYKNKMKENEDGYRQELKKTPFIRVVWVPTLQSSKIKFQENCKKTNALFDSEFELEQYSFNKLIIDSESKKKVYKEMQKIIKNFRKTDKGFYLCGSFKTGKTFFLKALAQQLIKKEIPVMFLFMPNLTRKFKSFLYNNLLEIRFQQLKKIDCLILDDFGAENVNPWFRDEILLPLLHYRAEKKLPLFVSSNYNFLQLDKHLMGNTNDNNYVKIHKIIDKINELTQFYDFSKKETS encoded by the coding sequence ATGGATTTATTAGATATCAAAACCAAAATAAGAAAAATAATTGCCCAAAATCCAGAAACTAAAGATTTAATTATTGCTGACGATGATTTATTAACTTACTATCACTATTATAAAAATAAAATGAAAGAAAATGAAGATGGTTATCGTCAAGAATTAAAAAAAACCCCTTTTATTAGGGTTGTTTGGGTGCCTACTTTACAATCTAGCAAAATTAAATTTCAAGAAAATTGCAAAAAAACAAATGCTTTGTTTGATAGTGAGTTTGAATTAGAACAATATTCTTTTAATAAATTAATTATTGATAGCGAAAGTAAAAAAAAAGTTTATAAAGAAATGCAAAAAATAATTAAAAATTTTAGAAAAACAGACAAAGGTTTTTATCTTTGTGGTTCTTTTAAAACAGGTAAAACCTTTTTTTTAAAGGCTTTAGCACAACAATTGATTAAAAAAGAAATACCTGTTATGTTTCTATTTATGCCTAATTTAACACGTAAATTTAAAAGCTTTTTATATAATAATTTATTAGAAATTAGATTTCAACAATTAAAAAAAATTGATTGTTTGATTTTGGATGATTTTGGAGCTGAAAACGTTAATCCTTGGTTTCGTGATGAAATTTTATTACCTCTTCTACATTATCGAGCTGAAAAAAAATTACCTCTTTTCGTTAGCAGTAATTATAATTTTTTGCAATTAGATAAACATTTAATGGGAAACACTAATGATAACAATTATGTTAAAATACATAAAATAATTGATAAAATTAATGAATTAACACAATTTTATGATTTTTCCAAAAAAGAAACTTCCTAG